Proteins from one Mucilaginibacter jinjuensis genomic window:
- a CDS encoding RagB/SusD family nutrient uptake outer membrane protein, with protein MTTINAIMMMKKHTHKILAIVGFMVAALTLGSCKKDLLDQHPLNQITDETYWQSADDATMFATRMYTYMPQDNFVYYEGMSDNGISNDPNTRRFGNSTQDATISDKEWSYAPMRQAYSFFANVDKVPNMDPALKKRLIAEVKFVLAYRYFIMTTLYGDVPLVNSLITDPNAADIPKTAKAAIVKDELQWLDEAAADLPLSYTGADLGRATKGAALALKTRIYLYTGDYTNAAATAKSVMDLGVYTLYPNYFDFFQKDGDYSSEDIWSFGYTLTVHQNGLRDILGSQALMNGRNILDPTSELVNDYESKNGYYPYTKDPAYVATDPYSNRDPRLRQTVLCPGDIYAYPYFANINQYDPFNNQGDRIGGDLGSRSGYSWCKNVDRYDYVRSGTNNWKAFRYGEVLLNYAEAQNEVGGPSADVIAVLDQIRTRAGMPGISKTFQINGLALTQDNLRNFIRHERRIELAGEGLRYFDVLRWRIGEQVMQGPIYTVDASAGISDISTANGHINKYPKTVIEQRFFNNPKFYQWPIPQSAIDASKGILTQNPLWK; from the coding sequence ATGACCACGATTAATGCGATAATGATGATGAAAAAACATACACATAAGATATTGGCTATTGTGGGTTTTATGGTTGCCGCGCTTACGCTTGGCAGCTGCAAGAAAGATCTGCTTGATCAGCACCCACTCAACCAGATTACTGACGAAACGTATTGGCAATCCGCCGATGACGCCACTATGTTTGCTACCCGTATGTATACTTATATGCCCCAGGATAACTTCGTTTATTATGAAGGCATGAGTGATAACGGCATCAGTAATGACCCTAACACCCGCCGGTTTGGCAATAGTACACAGGACGCGACGATCAGCGATAAGGAATGGAGCTATGCACCTATGCGACAGGCTTACAGTTTTTTTGCTAACGTGGATAAGGTGCCCAACATGGACCCTGCCCTTAAAAAACGTTTGATCGCCGAAGTCAAATTTGTACTTGCATACCGGTATTTTATCATGACAACCCTTTACGGTGACGTACCGCTGGTGAACTCTTTAATTACGGATCCCAACGCGGCCGATATCCCTAAAACAGCCAAAGCAGCTATTGTAAAGGATGAACTTCAATGGCTTGATGAAGCGGCGGCGGATTTACCCCTCAGCTACACCGGGGCCGACCTGGGTCGTGCAACCAAAGGCGCAGCACTAGCCCTGAAAACGCGGATTTATTTATATACCGGGGATTACACGAATGCTGCGGCAACCGCGAAATCTGTTATGGATCTTGGCGTTTATACGCTTTATCCGAATTACTTCGATTTCTTCCAAAAGGACGGCGATTATTCTTCCGAGGACATCTGGTCGTTTGGATATACGCTTACCGTTCATCAGAACGGTCTGCGGGATATATTGGGCTCGCAGGCATTGATGAACGGAAGAAATATACTTGATCCTACATCTGAGCTTGTAAATGATTACGAAAGTAAAAACGGGTATTATCCTTATACGAAAGATCCGGCTTATGTTGCTACTGACCCTTACAGTAACCGTGATCCGCGTTTGAGGCAAACCGTATTATGCCCCGGCGATATTTACGCCTATCCATATTTTGCCAATATCAATCAGTATGACCCGTTCAACAACCAGGGCGACCGCATAGGCGGTGACTTAGGATCAAGGTCCGGCTACTCGTGGTGCAAAAATGTTGATCGCTATGATTACGTCCGTTCAGGTACTAATAATTGGAAAGCTTTCCGGTATGGCGAGGTGCTGCTGAATTACGCGGAGGCGCAAAATGAAGTAGGAGGGCCATCGGCCGATGTTATCGCGGTACTTGACCAAATCCGCACCAGAGCAGGAATGCCCGGCATCTCGAAAACATTCCAGATCAATGGTTTGGCACTTACGCAGGACAATTTGCGTAATTTTATCAGGCATGAAAGGCGAATTGAACTGGCTGGTGAGGGTTTACGTTATTTTGATGTGTTGCGCTGGAGGATCGGTGAGCAGGTAATGCAAGGACCGATTTATACAGTGGATGCATCTGCCGGTATCTCGGATATCAGTACAGCTAACGGGCACATTAATAAATACCCGAAAACGGTTATTGAGCAGCGTTTTTTCAATAATCCTAAATTTTATCAATGGCCGATCCCTCAGTCCGCTATTGATGCATCAAAAGGTATTTTAACGCAAAATCCACTTTGGAAGTAA
- a CDS encoding GH92 family glycosyl hydrolase has product MKIFKCLIPLLFSLPVVAQRVDRITDPVEWVNPLMGSASSGDLSNGNTYPAIALPWGMNTWTPQTGPMGDGWQYTYDANKIRGFKQTHQPSPWMNDYGQFSIFPETGKIKIKEDERASWFSHKAETAKPYYYSVYLADYDVTTEIVPTERAASFRITFPKSDSSHIIIDAFDKGSYLKIDPANQKISGYSTRNSGNVPGNFKNYFVIYFDKPFVVNRHTANDKSDGRTIEISEDHAIAVVNFKTTAGEQVHLKVASSFISYEQAELNLKRELGDDNFETTRIKAKSVWNKTLNRVQVAGGTVDQMRTFYSCLYRILFFPNKLYEIDASGAAVHYSPYNGKVLSGYMFAGTGFWDTFRALYPFLNLMYPAINKEMQRGLLNDYKEGGWLPEWSSPGYSDIMVGNNSASVVSEAYLKGLRGYNIDTLYQALLHGANHEGPISAVGRYGVKYYNELGYVPYDVKIDESAARTLEYAYDDFAIYQLGKKLGRPAAEINLYKKRSLNYQNLFDRSTGLMRGKNKDGSFQTPFNPFKWGGAFTEGNSWHYTWGVFHDVQGLINLMGGNKQFVNKLDSVFILPPVFDDSYYGGVIHEIREMQIMNMGQYAHGNQPIQHMLYLYNYAGEPWKTQYWVREAMNRLYKATPDGYCGDEDNGQTSAWYVFSAIGFYPVCPASDQYVLGAPLFGKITLNLENGKTVIISSQNNSDANRYIKSVKFNGKPYEHNWLSHHKLFDGATIDMQMQNIPNKQRGIKPTDYPFSLSNDK; this is encoded by the coding sequence ATGAAAATTTTTAAGTGTCTTATCCCGCTACTTTTTTCCTTGCCGGTTGTAGCGCAGCGGGTTGACCGGATAACCGATCCTGTTGAATGGGTTAACCCCTTAATGGGTTCAGCGTCTAGCGGTGATTTGTCAAATGGCAATACTTATCCTGCTATTGCTTTGCCGTGGGGGATGAATACCTGGACGCCCCAAACCGGGCCCATGGGCGACGGCTGGCAATATACCTATGACGCCAATAAAATACGCGGCTTTAAGCAAACGCATCAACCGTCGCCATGGATGAATGATTACGGTCAGTTTTCAATTTTCCCCGAAACAGGAAAAATTAAAATCAAAGAAGACGAACGCGCCAGCTGGTTTTCGCACAAAGCCGAAACCGCAAAGCCCTATTACTACAGTGTTTACCTGGCCGACTACGACGTTACCACCGAAATTGTACCAACCGAACGCGCTGCCAGTTTCAGGATCACGTTTCCCAAATCTGACAGCTCACATATTATTATTGATGCGTTCGACAAAGGCTCTTATCTGAAAATAGATCCTGCTAATCAAAAAATATCCGGCTACAGTACCAGGAATAGTGGTAACGTCCCCGGCAATTTTAAAAACTACTTTGTTATTTATTTTGACAAACCTTTCGTCGTAAACCGGCATACCGCCAACGATAAATCAGACGGCAGGACGATTGAAATCAGCGAAGATCATGCCATCGCTGTCGTAAATTTTAAAACAACAGCAGGGGAGCAGGTACATCTTAAAGTAGCTTCATCTTTCATCAGCTACGAACAAGCCGAGCTCAATCTGAAACGCGAATTGGGAGACGACAATTTCGAGACAACAAGGATAAAAGCTAAGTCAGTCTGGAATAAAACCTTAAACCGTGTACAGGTAGCTGGGGGCACGGTAGACCAGATGCGAACCTTTTACTCGTGTCTCTACCGGATTCTCTTTTTCCCTAATAAATTATATGAGATCGACGCGAGTGGAGCGGCGGTGCATTACAGCCCATATAATGGGAAAGTGTTGTCCGGCTATATGTTTGCCGGAACTGGCTTTTGGGACACTTTCCGTGCTTTGTATCCATTTTTAAACCTCATGTACCCTGCTATTAACAAGGAGATGCAGCGGGGGTTGCTGAATGATTATAAAGAAGGGGGCTGGCTGCCCGAATGGTCGAGTCCTGGTTACTCGGATATTATGGTAGGTAATAACTCTGCATCTGTAGTTTCTGAAGCTTATTTGAAAGGGCTTCGTGGTTATAACATTGACACCTTATATCAGGCGCTGCTGCATGGCGCTAATCATGAAGGCCCGATATCAGCAGTTGGCAGGTACGGCGTCAAATACTATAATGAGTTGGGTTATGTCCCTTATGATGTTAAAATCGACGAAAGCGCAGCGCGTACATTGGAATACGCTTATGATGATTTTGCTATTTATCAGCTTGGCAAAAAGCTTGGGCGACCAGCTGCGGAAATTAACCTGTATAAAAAACGAAGCCTGAATTATCAAAACCTTTTTGATCGTTCAACGGGCCTGATGCGTGGTAAAAACAAAGACGGTTCGTTTCAAACACCATTTAATCCGTTTAAATGGGGAGGCGCTTTCACCGAGGGTAATAGCTGGCATTATACCTGGGGCGTTTTTCATGATGTGCAAGGTCTGATTAACCTCATGGGCGGCAACAAGCAGTTTGTAAATAAACTGGATTCCGTATTTATTCTTCCACCCGTTTTTGACGACAGTTACTACGGGGGCGTGATCCATGAAATACGCGAAATGCAAATCATGAACATGGGGCAGTACGCGCACGGAAATCAGCCTATACAACACATGCTTTACTTATATAACTACGCAGGTGAACCATGGAAAACACAATATTGGGTCCGTGAAGCCATGAACCGATTATACAAAGCTACCCCTGATGGTTACTGCGGGGATGAGGATAACGGTCAGACATCTGCATGGTACGTATTTTCAGCAATCGGATTCTACCCGGTATGCCCGGCCTCAGATCAATATGTACTCGGAGCCCCGCTTTTCGGTAAGATAACGTTGAACCTCGAAAATGGCAAAACGGTAATCATCAGCTCACAAAATAATTCGGACGCTAACCGGTATATCAAATCCGTGAAATTTAATGGTAAGCCATACGAACACAACTGGCTGAGTCATCACAAGTTGTTTGACGGCGCAACCATTGACATGCAAATGCAAAACATTCCCAATAAGCAAAGGGGTATTAAACCTACTGACTATCCTTTTTCACTGTCGAACGATAAATAA
- a CDS encoding GH92 family glycosyl hydrolase, whose product MKRSIILLFTFCWSWVLAQNNQQTKFVQYVKPLIGTGAVDTNSLSGSNFPGPTMPFGFIQLSPDTRDAPDDPASGYDYNDKTIVGFSHTHLSGTGVADLFDVLLMPSAGEIKLNPGNAKVNRSGYRSSFSHDQETARPGYYQVLLKDYGINAELTATGHTGMHRYTFPASKQSHIVLDMDHSLDKKRGYWECRVIGAEIKVINNHTLEGYRIITGWASLRKVYFHAEFSKPFDSVLMANGNSKPHAVNVINGTAVKAAINFSTTDQEQVLVKVAVSPVSIENARMNMASEVAGWDFEQVSRQCADSWEKELGKIKVEGTLEQKQIFYTGLYHAFTQPNNMADVNGDYQATDMTIRNAPDKVQYSTFSLWDTYRAAHPLYTLTQPEKSAAFINTMVRQYDTYGYLPIWQLWGEENYCMIGNHAIPVITDAVLKGIPGIDAGKAYEAVKASSMTDHPGSPFTAWEKYGYIPEDIESQSVSITLEMAYDDWCVAQLAKKLGKTEDYDYFIKRSAFYQNLYNPKTGFFQGRNKDGKWLSPFDPLSYGGNGGSPYTEANAWQYTWYVPQNVPDLIKLMGGDKNFTAKLDSFFTLANKPGNVNGNASGFIGQYAHGNEPSHHIAYLYDYSGQPWKTQYYVSKVLNELYDTSSSGYAGNEDCGQMSAWYIFSAMGFYPVNPANGVYAIGSPILKSAAIRLPNGKTFKVNVENAGTLNRYIQSVKLNGRTYNKTYITQNDIMNGSTLEFIMGAKPNKTWGTQAAARPAGWGYINN is encoded by the coding sequence ATGAAACGATCGATTATCCTCCTTTTTACTTTTTGCTGGTCGTGGGTATTGGCCCAAAACAACCAGCAAACAAAATTTGTACAATACGTGAAACCTTTGATAGGCACCGGCGCTGTAGATACCAATAGCCTCTCAGGTAGCAACTTTCCCGGGCCCACCATGCCTTTCGGGTTTATACAATTAAGCCCGGATACACGTGATGCTCCGGACGACCCGGCATCTGGTTATGACTATAACGACAAAACAATAGTGGGTTTCAGCCATACCCACCTCAGCGGTACGGGCGTAGCCGACTTATTTGACGTACTGTTAATGCCGTCTGCCGGTGAAATAAAATTGAACCCTGGAAATGCCAAAGTCAACCGGAGCGGTTATCGTTCCTCATTTTCGCACGACCAGGAAACTGCCCGGCCCGGTTATTATCAGGTACTGCTGAAGGATTACGGCATTAACGCAGAACTGACCGCTACGGGGCATACCGGTATGCACCGTTATACATTCCCGGCAAGTAAGCAATCCCATATTGTGTTGGACATGGACCACTCGCTGGATAAAAAGCGCGGTTACTGGGAATGCCGGGTTATAGGTGCCGAAATTAAGGTGATTAATAACCACACCTTAGAGGGGTATCGGATCATCACAGGATGGGCAAGTTTACGCAAAGTTTATTTCCATGCGGAATTCTCCAAACCATTCGATAGTGTCTTGATGGCTAATGGAAACAGCAAACCCCATGCTGTTAACGTAATTAACGGAACGGCTGTAAAAGCAGCGATAAACTTCAGTACGACCGATCAGGAACAGGTGCTGGTGAAGGTAGCGGTCTCACCCGTAAGCATTGAAAATGCCAGAATGAACATGGCCAGTGAGGTTGCAGGCTGGGATTTTGAACAGGTAAGCCGGCAGTGCGCTGATTCGTGGGAGAAAGAGCTGGGCAAAATAAAGGTAGAAGGGACGCTTGAGCAAAAGCAGATCTTCTATACGGGTTTGTACCATGCCTTTACGCAGCCAAATAACATGGCTGATGTCAATGGCGATTATCAGGCGACTGACATGACCATTCGCAACGCACCGGATAAGGTGCAGTATTCTACATTCTCTTTATGGGATACTTATCGTGCGGCCCATCCCTTATATACCCTGACACAGCCGGAAAAATCTGCAGCGTTTATCAATACCATGGTCAGGCAGTACGACACCTATGGCTACCTGCCCATCTGGCAATTGTGGGGTGAGGAAAACTATTGTATGATCGGCAATCATGCTATTCCAGTTATTACCGATGCCGTCCTAAAGGGTATTCCGGGTATAGACGCTGGAAAAGCTTATGAAGCAGTAAAGGCTTCATCTATGACAGATCACCCGGGATCACCGTTTACGGCCTGGGAGAAATATGGTTATATCCCTGAAGATATTGAATCGCAGTCTGTATCTATCACTTTAGAAATGGCTTATGACGATTGGTGTGTGGCACAACTCGCCAAAAAACTGGGGAAGACTGAAGACTATGACTACTTCATTAAGCGATCAGCTTTTTATCAAAACTTATACAATCCTAAAACAGGTTTTTTTCAGGGCCGGAATAAAGATGGCAAGTGGCTGTCCCCGTTTGATCCGCTTAGTTACGGGGGCAACGGTGGTAGTCCATACACCGAAGCTAATGCATGGCAATACACCTGGTATGTGCCGCAAAATGTACCCGACCTGATTAAGCTGATGGGGGGCGATAAGAATTTCACCGCCAAACTCGACAGCTTTTTTACTCTGGCCAATAAGCCCGGTAATGTAAACGGTAATGCTTCCGGTTTTATAGGGCAATACGCGCATGGTAACGAACCAAGTCATCATATTGCTTACCTGTATGACTACTCGGGACAACCCTGGAAAACCCAGTATTATGTTTCCAAAGTATTGAATGAATTATACGACACGTCATCTTCCGGTTATGCTGGAAATGAAGATTGCGGTCAAATGTCCGCCTGGTATATTTTCAGTGCTATGGGGTTTTATCCTGTAAACCCTGCCAACGGTGTTTATGCCATTGGCTCACCGATCCTGAAAAGTGCGGCTATCCGGTTACCAAACGGTAAAACTTTTAAGGTTAATGTGGAAAACGCCGGGACGCTAAACCGGTATATCCAATCGGTTAAATTAAATGGACGTACTTATAACAAGACCTATATCACGCAGAACGATATCATGAATGGCAGCACGCTGGAATTTATAATGGGCGCTAAGCCCAACAAAACATGGGGCACCCAAGCTGCGGCCAGACCGGCGGGATGGGGCTATATCAATAACTGA
- a CDS encoding alpha-L-fucosidase produces MKTNMIKQTTSILLFLGIFIPSLLKAQKDNSPVRPLSELQQDFVDLRFGMFIHFNIPTYANQDWPDPEMPASAFNPTKLNCDQWAKAAKSANMSYGCITTKHHSGFCIWDTKTTDYNVMHSPLKRDVVKEYTDAFRKNGLKVFLYYSILDTHHKLRPNCITPDHIKMVKAQLTELLTKYGPIQALIIDGWDAPWSRISYDDVPFEEIYHLVKSLQPNCLLMDLNGAKYPQQALYYSDIKTYEMGAGQRISDKGNRLPSLACLPLQQNWFWETSHPTTPVKDPVKLVNETLIPLNKQNCNFILNVAPNRDGLMDDNALAALKKIGELWHNDGTKAQLPQMEAPIISHNLAKKQPANSSWSDDSAIMDFANDDDFGSSWVSNPTITKNAWYEVDFKKEEDFNAIVIAEEKSNIKSYRLEVYQNGAWKPVFNGEDGHTIKIHRFDRVKATKARITILDADHQPSIAEFEIYNEQR; encoded by the coding sequence ATGAAAACAAATATGATCAAGCAAACAACTTCTATTTTATTATTTCTGGGAATTTTTATTCCGTCACTGTTAAAAGCGCAAAAGGATAATTCGCCGGTGAGGCCGCTATCTGAGTTACAGCAGGATTTCGTGGACCTGCGTTTTGGGATGTTTATTCACTTCAACATACCCACTTATGCCAACCAGGATTGGCCGGATCCGGAAATGCCGGCATCTGCCTTCAATCCAACCAAATTAAACTGCGATCAATGGGCAAAGGCAGCGAAATCGGCCAATATGAGTTATGGCTGTATCACTACCAAACACCACAGCGGCTTTTGTATCTGGGATACCAAAACAACGGATTATAATGTGATGCACAGCCCGCTGAAACGGGATGTTGTGAAAGAGTATACTGATGCCTTTCGCAAAAACGGTTTAAAAGTATTTCTTTACTACTCTATCCTTGATACCCACCACAAATTAAGGCCAAATTGTATAACCCCCGACCATATTAAAATGGTCAAAGCCCAACTGACAGAACTGCTGACCAAATACGGCCCTATACAGGCTTTGATTATTGACGGCTGGGATGCCCCATGGTCGAGAATATCTTATGACGATGTGCCTTTTGAAGAAATCTACCATCTGGTAAAATCTTTGCAGCCTAACTGCCTGTTGATGGATTTAAATGGAGCTAAATACCCGCAGCAGGCATTGTATTACTCAGACATCAAGACTTATGAAATGGGAGCAGGGCAGCGCATTTCTGATAAAGGAAACCGCTTGCCGTCTTTAGCTTGTTTACCGCTACAACAAAACTGGTTCTGGGAAACAAGCCATCCAACTACACCGGTGAAAGATCCGGTTAAATTGGTAAATGAAACGTTGATCCCTTTAAATAAACAAAATTGCAATTTCATCTTAAATGTGGCGCCAAACCGCGACGGTTTAATGGACGATAATGCCCTCGCCGCTTTAAAGAAGATTGGCGAGTTGTGGCATAATGACGGCACCAAGGCACAATTACCGCAAATGGAGGCGCCGATCATTTCGCATAATCTGGCCAAAAAGCAACCGGCCAACTCGAGTTGGAGCGACGATTCTGCCATTATGGATTTTGCGAACGATGATGACTTCGGATCTTCATGGGTATCTAACCCAACAATTACCAAAAATGCCTGGTATGAGGTAGATTTTAAGAAAGAGGAAGATTTTAACGCAATTGTAATTGCAGAAGAAAAATCGAATATTAAAAGTTATAGGTTGGAAGTTTATCAGAATGGCGCGTGGAAACCAGTATTTAATGGCGAAGATGGCCATACAATTAAGATCCACAGGTTTGACCGCGTCAAAGCAACGAAGGCGAGGATTACGATTTTAGATGCCGATCATCAGCCTTCTATCGCCGAGTTTGAGATTTATAACGAGCAGCGGTAG
- a CDS encoding NAD-dependent epimerase/dehydratase family protein, translated as MKIDKILIIGANGQVGSALLPKLRSIYGEEQVIASDLALPSKPLSYFEQVDATDKQSLANLVKKHDITQIYHLAAILSAKGEADPIWAWNVNMQSLLNVLGIGREFKLHKIFVPSSIAVFGSNVPADLTPQDVVLNPSTIYGVSKVATENMLNYYAGRYGLDVRSLRYPGIISYQSLPGGGTTDYAVEIFHTAISGRRFNCYLAEHTTLPMIYIDDAIRATIELMEAPIDQVKVRTSYNLSGLSFTPGELFKQLQQYYPDFECDFVPDFRQYIADSWPNSIDDEDAKNDWGWKVEFDLARMTSEMIAHLSDLELLNITN; from the coding sequence ATGAAAATTGATAAAATTCTAATAATCGGGGCAAACGGACAGGTTGGTTCTGCTTTATTACCTAAACTCCGGTCCATTTATGGTGAAGAACAGGTCATTGCATCGGACCTTGCTTTGCCTTCAAAACCATTATCGTATTTTGAACAGGTTGATGCAACGGATAAACAGTCACTTGCTAATCTCGTCAAAAAGCACGACATCACACAGATTTATCATTTGGCGGCTATTTTATCTGCCAAAGGGGAGGCCGACCCGATTTGGGCCTGGAATGTGAATATGCAATCCTTGTTGAACGTATTGGGGATCGGCAGAGAATTTAAGCTGCATAAAATATTTGTTCCGAGTTCCATAGCTGTGTTCGGGTCAAATGTTCCAGCTGATTTAACGCCGCAGGATGTAGTTCTAAATCCATCAACAATCTACGGGGTTAGCAAGGTGGCTACCGAAAATATGTTGAATTATTATGCTGGTCGTTATGGGCTCGATGTCCGGTCGCTTCGCTACCCGGGTATCATCAGTTATCAATCATTACCAGGTGGTGGCACTACAGATTATGCGGTGGAAATTTTTCACACGGCCATCAGCGGCCGACGTTTTAATTGTTATTTGGCTGAGCATACAACGTTGCCCATGATTTATATTGATGATGCTATCAGGGCCACCATTGAGTTGATGGAAGCGCCAATTGATCAAGTTAAAGTTCGTACATCCTATAATCTTTCCGGTCTAAGCTTTACTCCTGGGGAACTGTTTAAACAGCTGCAGCAATATTATCCTGATTTCGAGTGCGACTTTGTGCCTGACTTCAGGCAATATATAGCAGATTCGTGGCCGAATTCCATCGACGATGAGGACGCCAAAAATGATTGGGGTTGGAAAGTAGAATTTGATCTGGCTCGTATGACCTCAGAAATGATCGCCCATTTATCGGACTTGGAACTTTTGAATATAACAAATTAA
- the xseA gene encoding exodeoxyribonuclease VII large subunit → MSLDTATPIRLSELAGIIYQVIDEVFKQQSFWVVADIANHSFKPASSHHYFDLVEKDQGSAALISRIPTRSWADGSSRIAAFEQATGQKFGNDLRVLVQVSIFYHAVYGLQLTLTDIDTGFTLGALEQQKQATLLRLVKDNTEHIRLNNGVYSTSNQQLRLPAVIQNIAVISSSTSAGLEDFLHTLNNNAFNYRFRTDTYNSVVQGELNAQVVVDQLIAIYNAQNDYDAVVLIRGGGAQTDLLLFEQYSIGRAIARFPIPVITGIGHQKNETVADLMAHTAVKTPTKAAEMIVAHNRAFSDELLSFEKNMIIRSQQILARQNRLLSQVSQQFLTGAGHYLSAQKQDLSALSSVLARRPGQMLYEKQKDLQSMVGRMGYASQYFLKTEQGHINNYAALIRLMSPENVMKKGFALIRQNGKIISDPASVSPGNQIDIILAGEEIEVIVNNKKAYDGRDFNL, encoded by the coding sequence ATGAGCCTGGATACAGCCACCCCGATCCGACTGTCAGAACTGGCTGGTATAATATACCAGGTCATTGACGAAGTTTTTAAGCAGCAATCCTTTTGGGTTGTGGCTGATATTGCGAATCACAGTTTTAAACCAGCCAGCAGTCATCATTATTTTGACCTCGTCGAAAAAGACCAAGGTTCGGCGGCCTTAATTTCCAGGATACCGACCAGGTCCTGGGCGGATGGCAGCAGCCGAATTGCTGCGTTCGAACAGGCGACCGGGCAGAAATTTGGTAATGATCTGCGTGTCTTAGTGCAGGTCAGCATATTTTATCATGCGGTTTACGGCCTGCAACTTACGTTAACCGACATTGACACCGGGTTTACCTTAGGGGCGCTTGAACAGCAGAAACAGGCCACTTTGTTACGGTTGGTCAAAGATAATACGGAACATATCCGGCTGAACAATGGCGTTTACAGCACGTCGAATCAGCAACTGCGATTGCCTGCAGTTATACAAAATATTGCCGTTATATCGTCCAGCACCTCTGCCGGCCTGGAAGATTTTCTACATACCCTGAATAACAATGCTTTTAATTACCGGTTCCGGACGGATACTTACAATAGTGTCGTTCAGGGTGAATTAAATGCACAAGTTGTCGTTGACCAGTTAATTGCCATTTATAATGCGCAAAACGATTATGACGCAGTTGTCCTTATCCGTGGCGGGGGCGCTCAAACCGATCTGCTATTATTCGAACAATATAGTATAGGAAGGGCGATTGCCCGCTTTCCTATCCCGGTTATTACCGGCATAGGCCATCAGAAAAATGAAACGGTGGCTGACCTGATGGCCCATACAGCTGTCAAAACACCGACGAAGGCAGCTGAAATGATCGTGGCGCATAACCGGGCTTTTAGCGATGAGTTGTTATCCTTTGAAAAGAACATGATCATCCGTTCGCAGCAAATACTCGCCAGGCAAAACAGGCTCCTCAGCCAGGTCAGTCAGCAGTTTCTGACCGGTGCAGGCCATTATTTGTCTGCCCAAAAACAGGACTTAAGTGCATTGTCATCTGTCCTGGCCCGGCGTCCCGGGCAAATGCTTTATGAAAAGCAAAAAGACCTGCAAAGTATGGTCGGCAGGATGGGCTATGCCAGCCAGTATTTTTTAAAAACGGAACAAGGGCATATTAATAATTATGCGGCATTAATTCGTTTGATGTCACCGGAAAATGTGATGAAAAAAGGATTTGCACTTATTAGGCAAAACGGAAAGATCATCAGTGACCCGGCATCGGTTTCACCTGGTAACCAAATTGATATTATCTTAGCGGGTGAGGAAATTGAAGTTATAGTAAATAACAAGAAAGCTTATGACGGAAGAGACTTTAACTTATGA
- the xseB gene encoding exodeoxyribonuclease VII small subunit, whose product MTEETLTYEKAYAELRDIAEAMESETISVDELAEKVKRGAFLVNFCKAKLQTTETDVNKIIEQMEQKAK is encoded by the coding sequence ATGACGGAAGAGACTTTAACTTATGAAAAAGCTTACGCAGAGCTGCGTGATATTGCGGAAGCGATGGAATCAGAAACGATTTCCGTCGACGAGCTGGCAGAAAAAGTGAAACGCGGGGCATTCCTTGTTAATTTCTGCAAAGCGAAATTACAGACCACGGAAACCGATGTTAACAAGATCATCGAACAGATGGAGCAAAAAGCAAAATAA